Within the Bacillus sp. FSL K6-3431 genome, the region GAGTTAAGAAAAGACTTACTAGATTATCTATCCTCTGTACTTGAGAGAGAACTAATCAGATAGGTGAGAGCGATGAGAAAAAAGGTGTTGTTTTGTGCAACGGTTGATTATCATTTTAATGCTTTTCACTTACCATATTTAAAATGGTTTAAGGAGCAAGGTTGGGAAGTACATGTAGCTGCATCAGGAAAGATGGAATTACCATATGTAGATAGAAAATATGACGTACCTATCCACAGGTCACCCTTTAAAAGAAAAAACTTGGATGCTTATAATGAATTGAAAACAATCATAGAAAAGAATCAATATAATATTATTCATTGTCATACACCAATAGGGGGAGTTTTAACTAGATTAGCAGCCCGAAAGGCAAGGAATGATAGGACGAAAGTAATCTATACTGCACACGGATTTCATTTTTGTAAAAATGCACCATTTCTGAATTGGTTGATTTATTATCCGATCGAAAAATGGCTAGCAAATTATACTGACTGTTTAATTACGATTAATGAAGAGGATTTTGGGTTAGCGATAAATCATCAATTTAAAGCAAATAAAATTGCGCATATCCATGGAGTAGGAGTAAATACGGAGCAATTTACGCCTGTAAATGAAGAAGACAAATTGAAATTAAGGGCTAAGTATCATTATGATAATGATGCTTTTTTACTATTCTATGCAGCTGAATTTAATAAAAATAAAAACC harbors:
- a CDS encoding glycosyltransferase family 4 protein, encoding MRKKVLFCATVDYHFNAFHLPYLKWFKEQGWEVHVAASGKMELPYVDRKYDVPIHRSPFKRKNLDAYNELKTIIEKNQYNIIHCHTPIGGVLTRLAARKARNDRTKVIYTAHGFHFCKNAPFLNWLIYYPIEKWLANYTDCLITINEEDFGLAINHQFKANKIAHIHGVGVNTEQFTPVNEEDKLKLRAKYHYDNDAFLLFYAAEFNKNKNQQMLIEALALVKEQIPNTKLIFAGDGPLLEDSKKLAIKLKVAGMIDFLGYRKDVESLLKMSDLAVASSVREGLPVNIMEAMACGLPIIATDNRGHRELVSDNKNGWLISKDSIQLSEKIAILAVNKALRDQFGSHSRHIIVNKYSLVKILEEKSNMYKEVMDEMEENQWAIH